From one Cyanobacterium stanieri PCC 7202 genomic stretch:
- a CDS encoding PilT protein domain protein (PFAM: TRAM domain~COGs: COG4956 Integral membrane protein (PIN domain superfamily)~InterPro IPR002716:IPR002792:IPR006596~KEGG: cyh:Cyan8802_3506 PilT protein domain protein~PFAM: PilT protein domain protein; deoxyribonuclease/rho motif-related TRAM~SMART: Nucleotide binding protein PINc~SPTR: PilT protein domain protein) yields the protein MIDAIIIFIFVLAFAGVGFDIVQVLPGDIQGQVSNIQALRWLAAGFASIIGLAMGLVAQTTYRRLEQRIRNTPIEVIITRAIGLVLGLLLANLMLAPIFLLPIPSEFSFLKPMLAILGSVIFAVLGVSLADTHGRTFLRLINPNSIESMLVAEGTLKPVATKILDTSCIIDGRIQQLLDTGFIEGQILVPQFILQELQQLADATNDQKRVRGRRGLDILNQMQERYPDIIVIHPEEYEDVATVDAKLLHLAHDINATLITNDFNLSKVASLQKILILNINDLAQAIRPIYLPGDYIDLKILKNGKEPSQGIGYLDDGTMVVVEDANDHVGEELRVTVTSALQTSAGRMIFAKTNSSTVNQY from the coding sequence ATGATTGACGCTATTATTATTTTTATATTTGTCCTTGCCTTTGCAGGGGTTGGCTTTGATATAGTCCAAGTTTTGCCCGGTGATATACAAGGACAAGTTTCCAACATTCAAGCCCTTCGATGGTTAGCCGCAGGTTTTGCTTCTATCATCGGTTTAGCCATGGGTTTAGTGGCTCAAACCACTTATCGCCGTTTAGAACAAAGAATCCGCAATACTCCCATAGAAGTAATTATAACAAGGGCGATCGGATTGGTACTAGGTTTATTGTTGGCTAACCTAATGTTAGCACCCATCTTCCTCCTACCAATTCCTAGCGAATTTAGTTTCCTTAAACCCATGTTGGCAATACTCGGCAGTGTTATTTTTGCCGTGTTAGGAGTATCCCTTGCGGACACCCATGGTAGAACTTTCCTAAGATTAATTAACCCTAATAGCATCGAATCGATGTTAGTGGCAGAAGGTACTCTAAAACCCGTAGCAACCAAAATTCTTGATACTAGCTGTATCATTGATGGACGTATTCAACAGTTATTGGATACAGGTTTTATCGAAGGGCAGATTTTAGTACCACAGTTTATTTTACAAGAATTACAACAATTAGCAGACGCAACCAATGACCAAAAAAGAGTCAGAGGGCGCAGGGGATTAGATATTCTTAATCAAATGCAAGAAAGATACCCTGACATCATCGTTATTCACCCTGAAGAATATGAAGATGTGGCAACGGTAGATGCAAAACTATTACATCTTGCCCATGATATTAACGCCACTTTGATCACTAATGATTTTAATTTAAGTAAGGTGGCTAGTTTACAGAAAATTCTGATCCTCAATATCAATGATTTGGCCCAAGCCATTCGCCCTATCTATTTACCGGGGGATTATATCGATTTAAAAATTTTGAAAAATGGAAAAGAACCCAGTCAAGGTATTGGTTATCTTGATGATGGTACTATGGTAGTGGTAGAGGATGCCAATGACCATGTCGGGGAAGAGTTGAGGGTTACGGTAACTTCAGCCTTGCAAACTTCGGCAGGTAGAATGATTTTTGCCAAAACCAATAGTTCTACGGTGAACCAATATTAA
- a CDS encoding UBA/THIF-type NAD/FAD binding protein (PFAM: MoeZ/MoeB domain; Rhodanese-like domain; ThiF family~COGs: COG0476 Dinucleotide-utilizing protein involved in molybdopterin and thiamine biosynthesis family 2~InterPro IPR000594:IPR007901:IPR001763~KEGG: ava:Ava_0994 hypothetical protein~PFAM: UBA/THIF-type NAD/FAD binding protein; MoeZ/MoeB domain protein; Rhodanese domain protein~SMART: Rhodanese domain protein~SPTR: Molybdopterin biosynthesis protein MoeB): MLNPNLDSIELNKDEYERYARHIILPEVGLEGQKRLKAASVLCIGTGGLGSPLLLYLAASGIGRIGIVDFDVVDHSNLQRQVIHGTSWVGKPKIESAKNRILEINPTCQVDLYETRLSSENALKILEPYDVIIDGTDNFPTRYLTNDACVLLNKPNVYGSIFRFEGQATVFNYEGGPNYRDLYPEPPPPGMVPSCAEGGVLGVLCGIIGTIQATEAIKIILGVDPAKTLSGRLLLYDAMGMKFRELKLRPNPERPVIEKLIDYEQFCGIPQAAAEATQSEAELQEMTVTELKELLDSNADDYVLVDVRNPNEYQIAKIPHATLIPLPDIEDGDGVAKVKELVGDKRLIAHCKLGGRSAKALKILKEAGIEGINVKGGIAAWSEEVDPSVPQY; this comes from the coding sequence ATGCTCAATCCTAATTTAGACTCTATAGAACTGAATAAAGATGAGTACGAACGCTATGCACGACACATAATTTTGCCCGAAGTCGGATTGGAAGGGCAAAAACGTCTCAAAGCAGCGAGTGTACTCTGTATCGGCACGGGGGGATTAGGTTCACCCCTTTTACTATATTTAGCCGCTTCTGGTATTGGGCGGATTGGTATAGTTGATTTTGATGTGGTAGATCATTCCAACCTCCAAAGACAGGTAATTCATGGAACCTCATGGGTAGGAAAACCCAAAATTGAATCCGCCAAAAATCGTATTTTAGAAATCAATCCTACCTGTCAGGTTGACTTATACGAAACCCGTCTGAGTTCAGAAAATGCCCTCAAAATTCTTGAACCCTACGACGTAATCATTGATGGTACAGACAATTTCCCCACCCGTTACCTTACCAATGATGCCTGTGTATTGTTAAACAAACCTAACGTTTATGGATCTATCTTTCGTTTTGAAGGACAGGCCACCGTCTTCAACTACGAAGGGGGACCTAACTATCGTGACTTATATCCCGAACCACCACCGCCAGGAATGGTGCCTTCTTGTGCCGAAGGAGGAGTTTTAGGAGTTTTATGTGGCATCATCGGTACAATTCAAGCCACCGAAGCCATTAAGATTATTTTAGGAGTTGATCCTGCCAAAACCCTAAGCGGTAGATTATTACTATATGATGCCATGGGTATGAAATTTAGGGAATTGAAATTACGCCCCAATCCCGAGCGCCCTGTCATCGAAAAACTCATTGACTACGAACAGTTTTGTGGCATTCCCCAAGCGGCTGCAGAAGCCACCCAAAGCGAAGCAGAGTTGCAGGAAATGACTGTAACTGAATTAAAAGAATTATTGGATAGTAATGCCGATGATTACGTATTGGTTGATGTGCGTAATCCCAATGAATATCAGATCGCCAAAATTCCCCATGCTACCCTGATTCCTTTACCTGATATTGAAGATGGTGACGGAGTCGCAAAAGTTAAGGAGTTAGTGGGAGATAAACGTCTCATTGCCCATTGTAAGCTAGGAGGACGCTCTGCGAAGGCTCTGAAAATTTTGAAAGAGGCAGGAATTGAGGGAATTAATGTCAAAGGTGGTATTGCTGCCTGGAGTGAAGAAGTTGATCCTTCTGTACCTCAATATTAA
- a CDS encoding transposase IS200-family protein (PFAM: Transposase IS200 like~COGs: COG1943 Transposase and inactivated derivatives~InterPro IPR002686~KEGG: ana:all2167 transposase~PFAM: transposase IS200-family protein~SPTR: Transposase): MATIFRIERHSVTDLKIHLVCVTKYRKSVFTSDSIDLIEKSFKKVAEKMDFQVIEFNGEGNHVHALIEYPPKLSISQIVNALKGVSSRRYGQAGYKKPHKESLWSPSYFAISVGGAPLEILKEYIKNQEKPS, encoded by the coding sequence ATGGCAACTATATTTAGAATAGAAAGACACAGCGTTACAGATTTAAAAATACACTTGGTCTGCGTGACTAAATATCGTAAGTCTGTGTTCACATCAGATAGTATTGATTTGATTGAAAAGTCGTTTAAAAAGGTTGCTGAAAAAATGGATTTTCAAGTGATCGAATTCAATGGGGAAGGAAATCACGTCCATGCACTGATTGAATATCCACCAAAATTGTCTATTTCTCAAATAGTGAATGCGTTAAAAGGCGTTTCTAGTCGTCGTTATGGGCAAGCTGGATATAAAAAACCACACAAAGAATCTTTATGGAGTCCTAGTTATTTTGCTATTTCAGTAGGAGGTGCGCCATTGGAAATTCTCAAGGAATATATTAAGAATCAAGAAAAGCCGTCCTAG
- a CDS encoding cytochrome c-type biogenesis protein CcsB (PFAM: Cytochrome C assembly protein~TIGRFAM: cytochrome c-type biogenesis protein CcsB~COGs: COG0755 ABC-type transport system involved in cytochrome c biogenesis permease component~InterPro IPR002541:IPR017562~KEGG: cyt:cce_0499 cytochrome c assembly protein~PFAM: cytochrome c assembly protein~SPTR: Cytochrome c biogenesis protein ccsA;~TIGRFAM: cytochrome c-type biogenesis protein CcsB) — MDLVALQNTLDNISFAVLFVTMLLYWVGTAFPTFTWLPKLGTTGMIIANLAIATLLGARWIEGGYFPLSNLYESLFFLTWGITVIHLIAENMSGSRLVGVFTTPVAMGITAFGTLSLPSEMQHSEPLVPALKSNWLMMHVSVMMFSYSALMVGSLIAIAFLILTQGKEIQLRGSSVGTGAYRNVKKLNLKYNSESVQPDLTNNQGGTAVLTKPVESTISLSPERLNLVDTLDNISYRIIGLGFPLLTIGIISGAVWANEAWGSYWSWDPKETWALITWLVFAAYLHARITKGWQGKKPAILAASGFFVVWICYLGVNILGKGLHSYGWFF; from the coding sequence ATGGATCTAGTTGCCCTCCAGAATACTTTAGATAATATTTCTTTTGCAGTATTATTCGTTACAATGCTTTTATATTGGGTAGGTACGGCTTTCCCTACTTTTACTTGGTTGCCTAAATTGGGAACTACGGGAATGATTATTGCTAACTTGGCGATCGCCACTTTATTGGGTGCAAGATGGATTGAGGGAGGTTATTTCCCGTTGAGTAATCTTTACGAATCCCTCTTTTTCCTCACTTGGGGTATTACGGTAATTCATCTTATCGCCGAGAATATGAGCGGTAGTCGCTTAGTGGGTGTTTTTACAACCCCCGTTGCCATGGGAATTACAGCTTTTGGCACCCTTTCTTTACCCTCAGAAATGCAACATAGCGAACCCCTTGTCCCTGCCCTCAAGTCCAATTGGTTGATGATGCACGTCAGCGTGATGATGTTTAGTTACTCTGCCCTTATGGTTGGTTCTCTCATTGCGATCGCCTTTTTAATCTTAACCCAAGGAAAAGAAATCCAATTAAGAGGAAGTTCCGTCGGTACAGGGGCATATCGTAACGTCAAAAAATTAAACCTAAAATATAACAGTGAATCAGTGCAACCCGACTTAACCAATAATCAAGGAGGTACCGCTGTACTCACAAAACCAGTAGAAAGTACCATTTCCCTTTCCCCCGAACGTCTAAACCTCGTAGATACCCTCGATAACATTAGTTATCGCATTATTGGTCTAGGATTTCCTCTGCTCACCATCGGTATTATATCAGGTGCTGTGTGGGCAAACGAAGCATGGGGATCATACTGGAGTTGGGATCCCAAAGAGACATGGGCGCTCATTACTTGGCTTGTGTTTGCCGCCTACCTCCACGCCCGAATCACCAAGGGTTGGCAAGGAAAAAAACCTGCGATTCTCGCCGCCAGTGGATTTTTTGTCGTTTGGATTTGCTATCTTGGAGTCAATATTTTAGGAAAAGGACTCCATTCCTACGGTTGGTTTTTTTAG
- a CDS encoding hypothetical protein (KEGG: cyt:cce_2754 hypothetical protein~SPTR: Putative uncharacterized protein): MKNKLLYTTILTAGLVIGYGNLAQAQNINTSPQDSMFQSNEQNSLFGDSINPMQLIHNANMMNRMSGGTSAEDSSRNIRNAAQSFRERQLQRMREMEQQNNNSGEIELENQL, encoded by the coding sequence ATGAAAAACAAACTCTTATACACAACCATCCTTACGGCAGGTTTAGTTATTGGTTATGGTAATCTTGCCCAAGCCCAAAATATCAATACCAGTCCACAAGATAGTATGTTCCAATCCAACGAGCAAAACTCCCTCTTTGGAGACAGTATCAATCCCATGCAGTTAATTCACAATGCTAATATGATGAATCGTATGAGTGGAGGCACTTCCGCCGAAGATTCTAGCAGAAATATTCGTAATGCCGCCCAAAGTTTTAGGGAAAGACAACTGCAAAGAATGAGAGAAATGGAACAACAAAACAACAATTCTGGGGAAATAGAATTAGAAAACCAACTCTAA
- a CDS encoding ABC-2 type transporter (PFAM: ABC-2 type transporter~InterPro IPR013525:IPR000412~KEGG: cyt:cce_1471 putative ABC-2 type transporter~PFAM: ABC-2 type transporter~SPTR: ABC-2): protein MTQTIDNQKYRAILAPNSENITFESNGFNDFLQETFALTKRLFIQLQRRPSTLVAGVIQPFMWLILFGALFYNAPQSLFGDDFSYGQFLAPGIIVFTAFSGALNAGLPIMFDREFGFLNRLLVAPLASRFSIVAASTIYIISLSLIQTAVIITASAFIGAGLPSLTGLSAIALITFLIVLGVTGLSLGLAFALPGHIELLAVIFVINLPLLFASTALAPMAFMANWLQIIASLNPLTYAIEPIRYIYQNGDPNLASIVINTPWTEINFGVVLLLLCAFDALILLAIKPLLSRRFA, encoded by the coding sequence ATGACTCAAACTATAGATAATCAAAAATATCGGGCAATTTTAGCCCCTAACTCTGAAAATATAACTTTTGAGAGTAATGGGTTTAATGATTTTTTGCAGGAAACTTTTGCCCTCACTAAGCGTCTTTTCATTCAGTTACAACGTCGCCCTTCTACCCTCGTGGCGGGGGTTATTCAACCTTTTATGTGGTTAATTTTATTCGGTGCTTTGTTTTATAATGCTCCCCAAAGTTTATTTGGTGATGATTTTAGTTATGGGCAGTTTTTGGCTCCGGGTATCATTGTTTTTACGGCTTTTTCTGGGGCTTTGAATGCAGGTTTACCCATTATGTTTGATCGAGAATTTGGCTTTTTAAATCGGCTATTAGTCGCCCCCCTAGCCTCTCGATTTTCCATTGTGGCCGCTTCGACTATTTATATTATTAGTCTGAGTTTGATTCAAACTGCCGTAATTATTACTGCCAGTGCTTTTATTGGGGCTGGTTTACCTAGTTTGACTGGTTTAAGTGCGATCGCCCTTATAACTTTCTTAATAGTTTTAGGAGTGACAGGATTAAGTCTAGGACTAGCTTTCGCCCTACCTGGACACATCGAACTACTCGCCGTAATATTTGTAATTAACTTACCTCTATTATTTGCAAGTACAGCCCTTGCCCCCATGGCATTTATGGCAAACTGGTTACAAATCATCGCCAGTCTTAACCCCCTAACCTACGCTATCGAACCCATCCGCTATATTTATCAAAATGGTGACCCGAACTTAGCTAGTATAGTGATTAACACCCCTTGGACAGAAATTAACTTCGGCGTTGTACTACTGCTACTATGTGCCTTTGATGCCCTGATTCTCTTGGCAATCAAACCCCTATTAAGTCGCCGTTTTGCTTAA
- a CDS encoding transposase, IS605 OrfB family (PFAM: Helix-turn-helix domain; Putative transposase DNA-binding domain; Probable transposase~TIGRFAM: transposase, IS605 OrfB family, central region~COGs: COG0675 Transposase and inactivated derivatives~InterPro IPR001959:IPR010095~KEGG: ana:alr2168 transposase~PFAM: transposase IS891/IS1136/IS1341 family; transposase IS605 OrfB~SPTR: Transposase;~TIGRFAM: transposase, IS605 OrfB family), with protein sequence MKARYQYRFYPTDQQRQSLSQLFGCVRVVWNDALAICKQSEKLPSNNDLQKLVITQAKKTDERSWLSEVSNIPLQQSVADLGVAFKNYFDSIKGKRKGKKLGYPKFKKKANQQSARFRIGGFSIKGNEIYLAKIGNVSPIWSRELPAPPTSVTVIKDCANRYFLSFVVEIEPVNIGAKNQSIGIDLGIKTFAVMSNGEKAESPDYSLLDKRIRQLQKKLARQQKDSRRRNKTRIRIAKLHNQIADTRKDFLHKLSTKVVSENKTIVLEDLNVSGMVKNRKLSRAISQQGWREFRTLCEAKSDKFNREFLVISPWEPTSQVCSECGYRWGKLDLSVRTVKCLNCGTEHDRDENAAKMINKVGIGHCHDSKRTQRQSKTTSVASVREASRITAPLGR encoded by the coding sequence ATGAAAGCTAGGTATCAATATCGTTTTTATCCCACAGACCAACAGCGACAGAGTTTATCTCAGTTGTTTGGTTGTGTCCGTGTGGTTTGGAACGATGCACTGGCTATTTGCAAGCAGTCAGAAAAGTTACCGAGTAATAACGACTTGCAAAAGTTGGTAATTACTCAAGCTAAAAAGACTGATGAACGTAGTTGGCTGTCTGAAGTATCAAATATTCCATTGCAACAGTCAGTTGCAGATTTAGGGGTAGCTTTTAAAAACTATTTTGATTCCATCAAAGGCAAGCGCAAGGGCAAAAAACTAGGCTATCCCAAGTTTAAAAAGAAAGCCAATCAACAATCAGCACGATTTAGAATCGGCGGATTTTCCATAAAAGGAAATGAAATTTATCTTGCTAAAATTGGCAATGTTAGCCCTATTTGGTCTAGAGAATTACCAGCGCCACCTACTTCAGTTACAGTAATTAAGGATTGTGCTAATCGCTATTTTCTTAGCTTTGTAGTAGAAATTGAACCAGTTAATATTGGTGCTAAGAACCAAAGCATTGGTATTGATTTGGGAATCAAAACTTTTGCGGTAATGAGCAATGGTGAAAAAGCTGAAAGTCCAGATTACTCATTGCTAGACAAAAGAATTCGTCAACTCCAAAAAAAGTTAGCACGGCAACAAAAAGACTCACGACGAAGAAACAAAACTCGAATCAGGATTGCAAAACTGCATAATCAAATTGCGGATACCCGTAAAGACTTTCTACACAAATTATCAACCAAGGTCGTTAGTGAAAACAAAACTATCGTCTTGGAGGATTTGAACGTGTCGGGCATGGTTAAAAACCGTAAACTTTCTAGAGCGATTAGTCAGCAAGGGTGGCGAGAGTTTAGAACTTTGTGCGAAGCAAAATCTGATAAATTTAACCGTGAGTTCTTGGTAATTAGTCCCTGGGAGCCAACCAGCCAAGTGTGTTCAGAGTGCGGTTATCGCTGGGGAAAACTTGATTTATCTGTTCGTACCGTCAAATGTTTAAATTGCGGCACGGAACATGATAGAGACGAGAATGCAGCAAAAATGATAAACAAAGTCGGGATAGGGCATTGCCACGACTCTAAACGGACGCAGAGACAGAGTAAGACTACTTCGGTAGCGTCAGTCCGTGAAGCGTCAAGAATCACCGCTCCTTTAGGACGGTGA